From a single Pseudorasbora parva isolate DD20220531a chromosome 17, ASM2467924v1, whole genome shotgun sequence genomic region:
- the ckba gene encoding creatine kinase, brain a isoform X1, whose amino-acid sequence MGNINAKLARLNTKQLPAEEEYPDLTEHCNHMAKVLNLGMYKRLRQRCTPNGVTIDTVIQTGVDNPGHPFIMTVGCVAGDEETYEVFKELLDPIIQDRHGGYKPTDKHKTDLNPNNLKGGDDLDSNYVLSSRVRTGRSIRGFCLPPHCSRGERRAVEKLSVEALGALSGDLKGKYYALKNMTEAEQQQLIDDHFLFDKPVSPLLLASGMARDWPDARGIWHNDTKTFLVWVNEEDHLRVISMQKGGNMKEVFNRFCTGLTKIEELFKNKGHAFMWNEHLGYVLTCPSNLGTGLRAGVHVKLPNLSKYRQFEEILKRLRLQKRGTGGVDTAAVGGIFDISNADRLGFSEVELVQMVVDGVKLMIEMEKRLEKGQSIDDLMPGQK is encoded by the exons ATGGGCAATAT cAATGCTAAGCTAGCCAGGCTGAACACCAAGCAACTGCCAGCTGAGGAAGAGTATCCAGACCTCACAGAGCACTGCAACCATATGGCCAAAGTCCTCAATCTGGGCATGTACAAACGCCTCCGTCAGCGCTGCACACCCAATGGCGTCACCATAGATACCGTCATTCAGACTGGTGTAGATAATCCTG GCCACCCCTTCATTATGACTGTGGGTTGTGTGGCTGGGGATGAGGAGACCTATGAGGTGTTCAAGGAGCTGCTGGACCCTATCATTCAGGACAGACATGGAGGATACAAGCCAACAGACAAACACAAGACCGACCTCAACCCCAATAACCTCAAG GGTGGTGATGACCTGGACTCCAATTACGTGCTGAGCTCTCGCGTCAGAACGGGCAGGAGCATCCGCGGATTCTGTCTGCCGCCCCACTGCAGCCGTGGAGAGAGAAGAGCCGTTGAGAAGCTCTCTGTGGAAG CTCTAGGTGCCCTGTCTGGGGATCTCAAAGGAAAATACTATGCCCTGAAGAACATGACAGAGGCAGAGCAGCAGCAGCTCATTGATGACCATTTCCTGTTCGACAAGCCTGTATCTCCCCTGCTGTTGGCCTCAGGGATGGCTCGTGATTGGCCCGACGCCAGGGGCATCTG GCACAACGATACCAAGACATTCCTTGTGTGGGTGAATGAGGAGGACCACCTACGTGTCATCTCCATGCAGAAAGGTGGCAACATGAAAGAGGTCTTCAACCGTTTCTGCACAGGACTCACTAAG ATTGAGGAGTTGTTCAAAAACAAGGGTCACGCGTTCATGTGGAATGAGCACCTTGGCTACGTCCTCACCTGCCCATCCAACCTCGGCACAGGCCTGCGTGCAGGAGTACATGTCAAACTACCTAATCTCAGCAAGTACCGCCAGTTTGAAGAGATCCTTAAGAGATTGAGGCTACAGAAACGTGGAACAG GTGGTGTGGACACTGCAGCAGTGGGTGGTATTTTTGACATCTCCAACGCTGACCGCCTGGGCTTCTCTGAGGTGGAGCTGGTGCAGATGGTGGTGGATGGAGTCAAACTGATGATCGAGATGGAGAAACGGCTGGAGAAAGGCCAGTCCATTGACGACCTcatgcctggccaaaaatag
- the ckba gene encoding creatine kinase, brain a isoform X2 — MPFGNSHNQLKMKNSCEQEYPDLSKHNNHMAKVITPALYEKLRTKQTPSGFTLDDVIQTGVDNPGHPFIMTVGCVAGDEETYEVFKELLDPIIQDRHGGYKPTDKHKTDLNPNNLKGGDDLDSNYVLSSRVRTGRSIRGFCLPPHCSRGERRAVEKLSVEALGALSGDLKGKYYALKNMTEAEQQQLIDDHFLFDKPVSPLLLASGMARDWPDARGIWHNDTKTFLVWVNEEDHLRVISMQKGGNMKEVFNRFCTGLTKIEELFKNKGHAFMWNEHLGYVLTCPSNLGTGLRAGVHVKLPNLSKYRQFEEILKRLRLQKRGTGGVDTAAVGGIFDISNADRLGFSEVELVQMVVDGVKLMIEMEKRLEKGQSIDDLMPGQK; from the exons ATGCCTTTCGGGAACAGTCACAACCAGTTGAAGATGAAGAACTCCTGTGAGCAGGAATACCCTGATCTCAGCAAGCACAACAACCATATGGCCAAGGTCATCACGCCGGCGCTGTATGAGAAGTTGCGCACCAAACAGACACCGAGCGGGTTTACACTGGATGATGTAATCCAGACCGGGGTAGATAACCCAG GCCACCCCTTCATTATGACTGTGGGTTGTGTGGCTGGGGATGAGGAGACCTATGAGGTGTTCAAGGAGCTGCTGGACCCTATCATTCAGGACAGACATGGAGGATACAAGCCAACAGACAAACACAAGACCGACCTCAACCCCAATAACCTCAAG GGTGGTGATGACCTGGACTCCAATTACGTGCTGAGCTCTCGCGTCAGAACGGGCAGGAGCATCCGCGGATTCTGTCTGCCGCCCCACTGCAGCCGTGGAGAGAGAAGAGCCGTTGAGAAGCTCTCTGTGGAAG CTCTAGGTGCCCTGTCTGGGGATCTCAAAGGAAAATACTATGCCCTGAAGAACATGACAGAGGCAGAGCAGCAGCAGCTCATTGATGACCATTTCCTGTTCGACAAGCCTGTATCTCCCCTGCTGTTGGCCTCAGGGATGGCTCGTGATTGGCCCGACGCCAGGGGCATCTG GCACAACGATACCAAGACATTCCTTGTGTGGGTGAATGAGGAGGACCACCTACGTGTCATCTCCATGCAGAAAGGTGGCAACATGAAAGAGGTCTTCAACCGTTTCTGCACAGGACTCACTAAG ATTGAGGAGTTGTTCAAAAACAAGGGTCACGCGTTCATGTGGAATGAGCACCTTGGCTACGTCCTCACCTGCCCATCCAACCTCGGCACAGGCCTGCGTGCAGGAGTACATGTCAAACTACCTAATCTCAGCAAGTACCGCCAGTTTGAAGAGATCCTTAAGAGATTGAGGCTACAGAAACGTGGAACAG GTGGTGTGGACACTGCAGCAGTGGGTGGTATTTTTGACATCTCCAACGCTGACCGCCTGGGCTTCTCTGAGGTGGAGCTGGTGCAGATGGTGGTGGATGGAGTCAAACTGATGATCGAGATGGAGAAACGGCTGGAGAAAGGCCAGTCCATTGACGACCTcatgcctggccaaaaatag
- the trmt61a gene encoding tRNA (adenine(58)-N(1))-methyltransferase catalytic subunit TRMT61A, which produces MSFVEYSEFIQEGDVVIVFLGHDSMMPIKVQSGAQTQTRYGVIRHSSDLIGQRFGTKVTCSKGGWVYVLHPTPELWTVNLPHRTQILYTTDIANITLMLDLKPGSVVCESGTGSGSLSHSILRTIAPTGHLHTVEFHAQRAEKAIQEFKEHKVSHLVTVRNQDVCVEGFGITGVADAVFLDIPSPWEAVTHAKRALKRKGGRLCSFSPCIEQVQRTCEALLNHGFEEICTLEVLLRVHDVRCITLPLPDFGPEEGCTNSTQMASDLSQEEAPNTGSTSVICRTATPPREMAGHTGYLTFATKPRD; this is translated from the exons ATGAGTTTTGTGGAATACTCCGAGTTCATCCAAGAAGGGGATGTTGTCATTGTCTTCCTGGGTCATGATTCCATGATGCCTATCAAAGTTCAGTCAGGAGCTCAGACGCAGACTCGTTATGGGGTTATCCGCCACTCCAGTGACCTGATTGGACAGCGCTTTGGTACCAAAGTGACTTGCAGTAAGGGTGGTTGGGTTTATGTGCTGCACCCCACGCCCGAGCTGTGGACTGTCAACCTTCCCCACCGAACACAGATCCTCTACACGACAGACATCGCCAACATCACCCTGATGCTGGACCTCAAACCGGGCTCTGTCGTCTGTGAGTCAG GTACAGGCAGCGGCTCTCTGTCTCACTCCATTTTGCGGACCATTGCTCCCACCGGTCACCTGCACACAGTAGAGTTCCACGCTCAGCGAGCCGAGAAGGCCATCCAGGAGTTCAAGGAGCACAAGGTTTCTCACCTGGTTACTGTTAGAAACCAGGATGTGTGCGTGGAGGGCTTTGGCATTACAGGTGTAGCCGATGCAGTGTTTTTAGACATCCCTTCTCCATGGGAGGCAGTCACACATGCCAAGAGGGCCTTGAAACGCAAGG GAGGTCGTCTCTGTTCCTTCTCACCGTGTATAGAGCAGGTCCAGAGGACCTGTGAGGCTTTATTGAACCATGGCTTTGAGGAGATCTGCACACTGGAGGTTCTGCTGCGAGTTCATGACGTTCGTTGTATCACTTTGCCGTTACCAGACTTCGGACCAGAGGAGGGCTGTACGAACAGCACACAGATGGCTTCAGATCTTAGTCAAGAGGAAGCCCCAAACACTGGGAGCACCTCTGTAATCTGCAGGACTGCCACACCCCCAAGAGAAATGGCAGGACACACTGGATACCTCACCTTTGCTACCAAACCACGCGACTAG